Part of the Corynebacterium efficiens YS-314 genome is shown below.
GGCAGTACCGTCTTGGCGGCGATGATCTGGTCCCCGATGTTCTGCAGGCCGTTGGACCAGATGAACCGCGATGCGTTGTGCTCCTCCAGCGCCGGATCCCGGCGGTCCCGGTGGGTGCTTTCATCTGTATTCATGGCCGTCATTGTAGGCAGGGCCGGGGCCGGGGGTTGGATCACGCTTGCCGAGCTCAGTAGGATGATTACCAATGTTTTCACCGTAGAAAATCAGGAGTGGGCCCACATCATGCAGCTGCCAGAGATCAACCGTCGGGCGTTCATCAAGGGTGCGGGAGCGACGGTGGCCATGGTGGCGGCCTCGCGGTTCCTGGTGGCCTGCGCCGGGGACTCCACACCCCGCGGGTATGGCGGTGAACCCCGTCCACTACCCATTCCGCCGCTGGCCGAGGGCGAACGGGAGGGCAACCGGGTCATCTACCGCCTCACCGCCCAGGAGGGGCAGAGCAACATCCTGCCCGATGTGACCACCCGCACCTGGGGTTTCAACGGCAACCACCTGGGGCCGACCCTGACCGCCCGCAAGGGTGAGGAGGTCACCGTCGAGATCACCAACGGGCTGGGGGAGATGACCACCATCCACTGGCACGGCATGAAACTGCCCGGCATCGCCGACGGCGGACCCCATTCGCCCATCGAACCGGGGGAGACCTGGTCCCCGTCCTGGACGGTGAGCAACACCGCGGCCACCCTCTGGTACCACCCGCATCCCCATGGGCTGACCGGTCTGCACGCCTACCGCGGGCTGGCGGGTGCCTTCGTCATCGAGGATGAGGTCTCCGATTCCCTCGACATCCCGAAGGACTACGGTGTGGACGACATCCCGGTGGTGCTCATGGACCACCGTTTCCACGAGGATGGTTCCCTGGACGAGGAGGACCTGCCCGACCTGGGCCTGCTCGGGGACACCCCCACCGTCAACGGCATCACCGGAGCGCATTTCGACGCCACCACCCGCCGCGTCCGGTTCCGCCTGCTGGATGGATCCAACATGCGGTTTTTCAATCTGGCCTTCTCCGATGACCGCCCCTTCCAGGTCATCGCCGGTGATTCCGGTTTCCTCGCCGAACCGATCGAGCGCACCAGCCTGATCATCGGACCCGGTGAGCGCTGGGAGATCCTGGTGGATCTGGAACCGGGGGAGGAGGTCACCCTGCGGTCGGTGGCGTTCCCCGGGAATTTCGGAGTGCCGGAGGATGAGTACACCCCGGATTTCGGGTTCGCGGATTCCTTCGATCTGCTCACCATCACCGGCCCGGGTGAGGATGCGCCGTCCACCCCGGCCATCCCCGGGGTGCTCGATCCGGCCGCCCGCCAGGACCCGGATGTCATCGACGCGCCGGAGCGCAGCTTCGTGCTCAACACCTTCTCCATCAACGACCAGATGATGGACATGCAGCGGGTGGATGTGGTCATCGACCACGACGGCCCGGAGATCTGGGAGATCACCAACGACAACTCGGACTGGCCCCACAACTTCCACATCCACAACTCCCGCTTCAAGGTCTTGTCCATGACCGGAACCGACATCGAGGTGCCTGTCGACGGGTGGAAGGACACCGTGGGGCTCCCACCCGGTGCCACCGCCCGCCTGGCCGTGGAGTTCGGCTACCACCCGGACCCCGCCTGGCCGTACATGTACCATTGCCACATGCTCTACCACGAGGACCAGGGCATGATGGGCCAGTTCGTCATTGTGGAACCCGGTGGGCAGCCGGCGAACCAGCTCGGGGATTCGGCGAGCGGTTCGGGCGGTGGGGCCCACGCCCACGCGCACCACGTGGTGTGATCGGGGCGTCGTCAAGCAGTGTTGAGCACCGGGTTACCCATGACATTTGTCATGCCCGGGAGGTGACAGGCTGGCACCACATTCCTGACATATGACTCTGGTGACGGCGGCAGATCCGGGGAAGAATCGGTGTCATGACAGGCACACTGAACACTCCAGACTCTGCAGGGCAGCAGGCCGCCGCCACCACAGTCATCGAGGTCACCGATCTCTCCCGCACCTACGGCAAGGGGGAGAAGGCGTACCAGGCGGTGCGGAACTGCAGTTTCCACGTCCAGCGTGGTGAGGTGTTCGCCCTGCTGGGCACCAACGGTGCGGGCAAGACCTCCACACTGGAGATCATGGAGGGGCTCGCCCCACCCACCGGCGGGCAGGTGCGCATCAACGGGCTGGACCCGCTGGCCGATCGGAATGACCTGCGCCCGGAGCTCGGCATCATGCTGCAGTCCGGGGGTCTGCCCTCGCAGCTGACCGTGCAGGAGACCATGACCATGTGGCACGGCACCTGCTCCTATCCCCGGGACATCGATGAGGTGCTTGCCGACGTCGATCTCACCCACCGCAGGGACGTCAAGGTCGGCTCACTGTCCGGCGGCGAACAACGACGCCTCGATCTTGCCTGTGCTCTGCTGGGGGATCCGTCGATCCTGTTCCTGGATGAACCCACCACCGGCCTGGACCCGGAATCACGCCGCCAGACCTGGGACCTGCTGCTTAACCTTAAGAAACGCGGCGTGACCATGATCCTGACCACCCATTACCTGGAGGAGGCGGAATACCTCGCCGACCGGATCGCGATCATGGATGCCGGGGAGATAGCCCTGGCGGGCACCCTCCGGGAACTGGTGGGGCGGGTGCGCGCGGAGATCAGCTTCACCACAGACCACCGGCGCTTAGCTCTTCCGGAGTTCACCGGGGCTGAGGTACAGCGAGACGACAACCGCGTGGTCATCTCCACCACCCAATTGCAGGACCACACCCTGCAGCTGCTGCAGTGGGCGGCGGATCAGGGCGTTGAGCTGGAGAATTTCGCCGCACGCCCGGCCACCCTGGAGTCGGTGTTCATGGGCATCGCCGGTCGCACCATCGCCAACAATATCGCCCACAGCTGAGCCAACAAGCCCAGGAGAAACAGACATGACCACTTCAACCAACTCCACCTCAACCACCTCGGCCGTCACGTCCGCCCCGTCCAGGAACCGGCTCTGCAGCACCTCCCTGTCCCGGCTGAGGTCACTGGGCACCGCGGAGTGGCTGCAGTTCCGCCGCAACAAGACACTGCTGTTCATCGCGGCATTCCCCGTCGGCATCCCACTGTTTCTGTTCGGCGTTGGGGACCGCGGGGCCCTGGAGGCCGCCAACACCTTCGATATCTTCGCGTTGTACACCCTGTTGTTCGTGCAGTTCTACACCGTGCTGTCAATGGTGACCACCCGGCGTGATGAACGTGTGCTGAAAAGGCTGCGCACCGGGGAAGCCCGCGACGGGGAGATCCTCGGGGCGATCTGCGTGCCGGGTGCCCTGCTGACGGTGGTGTTCGCCGTCATCGTGGTGGTGCTCCTGATGCTCATGGGTGCGCCTGCCCCGGTCAATCTCATCCCGGTCATTGTGGCCATGATCATCGGTCTGGTGCTGGTCAGCGCCCTGGCGTTTAACACCAGCGCGTTCACCCGCAACGCAGAGGCCGCCCAGCTGACCTCCATGCCGGTGTTCACCATCGCCCTGATCGGCCTGGGGTCGGTGCGGCCCATCTTCGGTGACGGGGTGGTGGCCGATATCATCAGCTACACCCCCTTCGCCGCGGTCAGGGACCTGGTCCAGCTGGGCTGGGCGGGGCAGACCTTCACCTCGGCCTTGAACGGTGCGGAGACACTCGATTTCACCGGTGTGCTGGGTGCCAGCGTGCAACCACTGCTGATCGTGACGGCGTGGACGGTCCTGGCGGTTGTCGCGGCACGACACTTCATGCGCTGGGACACCCACCGCTAACATGGGTTCTTTGATGACTGAAACACACTCGTCCCGGTTGGAGAACCTCCTCACCCCACTGCACCGGTGGCGGGGACTCGGAAGTGTGGACAAATACGCGCTGTACACCCGGGTGTCCATGCAGCTCATTCCGGTGGCCGTGATCCTGGGTTACCTGGTAGGCGCCTCCGATTTCCTCTCCACCGCAGGCATTCCATCCTGGCGCCTCGTGGTGGTGGGTCTCTATGTGCTGCTGCTCCTGATCTTCCCCATCCTGATCTTCGAGGTGCACCCGGACCTCAACACCCGGCCCCGCAGCCCAGTTGAACCACTATTCCGGGTCGGGCTGGTCATCACGGTACTCGGCCTGGTGGTGTCACTGGCGTTGCAACATCCGTCTTTTTCCACCGCGGATCGTCTGACAGCGGTCATTATCACGGTGATGTCCCTGTTTGCCCTGTCGATCGCCTATGTGCCCTGGTTGAGGTATTCCTGGCTCATCATCCTCGGACTCACCCTGGTGGTCGGGGTGATCGTGAACATGACTGTGCCGGTGGCCTCATGGTGGGTGGTGTTCGCCCCGATCACGGTGATCACTGTGCGCATGACCATCTGGACGGTCAATGTGATGAAGGAGGTGGAGCACTCCCGGGAACTGGAGGCCTCCCTGCGGGTTACCGAGGAACGTCTGCGTTTCGCGCAGGAACTGCACGACACCCTCGGTCAGCACCTGGCAGCCATGTCATTGAAATCCGAGGTGGCCCTCGCCCTGGCCACCCGCGGTGATGACCGGCTGGAGGATGAGCTGCGTGAACTGCAGACACTCGCACGCACTTCCATGTCGCAGATGCGGGAGGTGGTCCAGGGGTACCGTTCCATCAACCTCGCCACCGAGATCGACGGCGCAAGAAGTTTGCTTGACGACGCCCGCATCACCCTCCACGTCCACGGTGCCGCCGGTGATGTCCCCGCACCCCACCGTGAACTGGCCGCCTGGCTGGTGCGGGAGGCCACCACCAATGTCCTGCGCCACTCCGACGCCACCACGGTCGATCTGTACCTGTCGGACACGGATGTCCGCATGACCAACGACGGTGCCAGCGGTGCGGTGGGTAGACTCTCAGGCCTCGGTGCGCTGCGCCAACGCGCCGATGCTGCAGGGGCGTCCCTGCAGGTCAACTGCGAGGGCGAGCTCTTCACCGTCCGACTTCTCCTGGAAAGCGCGGTCCCGGCATGATTACCATTGCCATCGTCGATGATGAATCCCTCGTTGCGAGTTCGCTTGCCACCCTGCTGGGCCTGGAGCCTGATCTGGAGGTGGTGGTGGTCTGCAGCTCCGGTGAGGAGCTTCTCACCTGGTGGCGTGAACGGCAGGCAGCGGGGGAGGAGTGCGCCGATGTCTGTGTGCTGGACCTCCAGCTGGGCGGGATGGACGGCATTGACACGGCCGTGGCGCTGCGGGCGATGACCGAGGAACTTCCCGTGCTGATTGTCACCAGTCATGCCCGACCCCGACAACTCAAACGTGCCCTGACCAGCGGGGTCCGGGGGTTTCTGCCCAAGACCTCCACCGCCGCCGACTTCGCCGACGCCATCCGCAGTGTGCATTCCGGCCGACGCTATATCGATCCGGAACTCGCCGCCCTGACCATCAGCGCCGGTGAATCCCCACTCACCCCGGGTGAGGAACGCGTCCTGGAACTGGCGGGCAAGGGGCTGAGCGTGGAGGAGATCGCCGCTGCCGTGCACCTGGCTCCCGGCACGACACGCAATTACCTCTCGCAGGCCATGGGCAAGGTGGGGGCACAGAACCGCTTCGAGGCATTCGCCCGGGCCCGCGAACTGGGGTGGTTGTAACTGGGGTGGTGAGCATGGGTGAGCATGGCGAGGGCCCCTGCACCATAGGATGCGGAGGCCCTCATGGCCGATGGCACCAGGGGGGTGACCGGCAGGAACTCCTGTGACATCAGATATCACAGGGTCTGCCCTGATGATATCGGGTCTAAAAGCACCAGGGAAGAGGTTAAAGGTCTATACCCGGGTGTTGTGGCCATGTTGTGACCATCGTCGGGGCTAGCATCCGGGAGGTCACCGTGGACACCGGGTCCGTGGTTCCCCACCAGGTCTTGTGGGAGGATGGAAGGCGTGGTGCAGCCCAGTGAATACCTGAACGCAACATTGATCGCAGCGGATACGGACATCTCCGGCGAGGAAATCGATGTGGACAAACTCCGTCCACTCTCAGCCGAGGGCTGGCGTCATGCGATCAAACGGGTGGCCAAGGAATTCTTCATTGAACGGTTGTGGGACCTGGGTGCCCTCCTGACCTATTTCTCAGTGTTGTCAGTCGCCCCGGGCCTACTGGTGGCCTATTCCCTGGTCACGCTGGTGCTGGCCAGTGGACCCCTGGAGGTACTTGACCAGGCCAGGGAGTTCATCACCCGGCATGTCGCCGAGGACCAGCAGCAGATTGTCCTCAGCGTGGTCGATGCCGTGGCAGGTTCCGCCTCCGCGGGTCTGGTCGGTCTGATCGTGGGTATCGTCGTGGCGCTATGGACCTCCTCGGCGTATGTGCGCGCGTTCTCCCGCTGCGCCAACACCGTCTACGGGCGCGCCGAGGGACGGTTCCTGCTGAAGCACTGGCTGATGATGGTGCTCATGAACCTGTCCCTGCTGATGGGGGTGGCCGCCATCCTGATATCGCTGCTGATCAATGAGACCACTGTGATGCGACTGTTCGGCCCGATCGCCGAACCCCTGGGGCTGACCGATGTCCTCACCTATCTCTCCGAGACGTTCCTGCCGGTGTGGAACTGGGTGAGATGGCCCGCGATCCTTCTCATCCTCATGGGGTTGGTGGCGCTTCTCTACCACCTCGCTCCCAACGTCAAACCCCACAGGTTCAAGTGGTTGAGTGCGGGATCCGTCTTCGCCATCCTCGGAATCCTGCTTGCCGGTTGGGGATTGAACATCTACTTCACCACGTTCGCCGCCTTCAACAGCTACGGTGCGGTGGGATCCGTCATGGCGTTGTTCGTGGGTATGTGGATCCTCAACATCGTGCTCATCCTCGGCATCAAGATTGACGCCGAGGTCAGCCGCGCCCGCCAATTGCAGGCGGGTCTGCCGGCGGAGGAGAACAACCTCGTGCCACCCCGGTCAACCACTGCGGCGGTGCGGAACAAGAAAATCCGGGAGGGCATCGTCGAGGAGGCACGCCAGTTCCGGCTCAAACACGCCGCGGAGAACATGGCGGCCAACAGGGCCTCCGATCAGGAGGATGAATCGGAGCAGTCAGAGAATGACGCGGTGCGTACTGAACACCGCGGTTCCCGGCGCGTGGGGCGCAGCGAGATGGATTAACCCTTGGTTTTCTGATCCGAAATGTCCGGTAGTGACGTTGCCAGCGAGTGAGGTTTTCCTCCACTAGCTTCGATTCGGATTTGGTTGGAATCCCGGCGGGGTTCTTGTTCGAGTGGAATTGAGTGAGAAACCATCTGTCCCCGTTGGCCCTTATTGACCAGTGTTTAGATGATGCCCTGCATCATGAAACCAACTATTCCGCCGATTGCTGCGAAAATGGCCGCCACGATTGCAAATAGGCCCAGGTTCCCAAAACCACCCTCGTTGTCGGTCGCCTGGTCACCGGGAGCCGAGGTTTTCGTTGCAGTCGGGGTCACGGTGACTGTTGTTGGCTCGATAGTCTCGGTCACGGTGGTTGGGGTGTTGGTGACGGTGGCAGGAGCTGGGTTCACCGTGGTGGTGGACGGAGCAAGCGTCACAGTAGAGGGCTCCGGGGTTACCGTGGAAGTCACCGGTTCTGCAGTCTCAGTCACCGTGTCTGGGAGAGCTGTCACGGTGACCGGCTCTGGTGTCTCTGTGACAGTAATGATGTCGGCGGTGGGCGTGGTGGTCACGGGATCCGGAGTGGTTGTAATAGTACTCGGTTCAACTATAGCTCTCTCAAAACAAAAGCTTCCGGATAAGCGTGTTTGAGCGCTGATCTGCTTCACCGGGGTTGTTGACTTTTGAACCATGGTCGCCTCCCCGAAGGAGGGTGTCAAGATTTTTGTGTGTGGGGCTCCTGGATTTAAATATTAAAGGTAAGCCTCAAAGCGGTCCGGGAACGCCACCGCCATCTGATTAATCGCCTGCTTCCAGTTGGCGACCTTGCGGCCCTCGATCAACCGGCCGCTGCTAGCAGCCACCCGTTTTCCCTGCTTAGCGCGTTTCGCCGCCCGCTTGTCCTCGATATTGCAGATCATCAACCACAAGGTTTTAATCGCGGACTCATCATTGGTGAACTGCACCCGGTTCCGGGTGGCTTTCCGCAGCTCATTGTTCATCGATTCGATCGAGTTCGTCGTATAAATCACCTTTCTCGCCATCGGCGGGAACTGCAAAAATGGGATGAACCGATCCCAGGCATCACGCCACACCTTCGCCGATTGTGGGTACTTCACTCCCAGTTCAGATGCCTCGAATTCCTCCAACGCCGCGATAGCGGTGTCCTCGGTGGGGGCCGTGTAAATCTTCCTCAACTGCGCCGACACGGCCTTGCGATCGCCGTAGGCCACCCACCGGTTCGCCGCCCGGATCAGGTGCACGACACAGGTCTGGACCATGGAATCAGGCCAGGTGGCCTCCACCGCCTGTGGCAGGCCCTTGAGCCCATCACAGCAGACAATAAAGACGTCCTGGACTCCCCGGGTGGCGAGGTTGGCACACACATTCGCCCAGAACGACGCTCCTTCTTCCTTCGCCAACCAGATCCCTAAGATGTGCTTGATCCCGTCCATATCCACCCCGATGGCCAGGTAGACGGACTTGTTGACCACCCGGCCCCCGTCACGGACTTTGATGCGTAACGCATCGAGGAAGATCACCGGGTAGAAGTCATCAAGTTGGCGGTTTTGCCAGATCATGACCTCATCCAAGACGGCATCGGTGATCGCGGAGATTGTTTCATGGGAGATATCAACACCCATGGAGGTGATCATGTGGTGTTGGATATCTCGCACGGTCATCCCGCCCGCATACAAGCTGATGATCATATCGTCGACGTCGGTGAGCCGGCGGGAGCCTTTGGGCACCATGGTCGGTAGGAAGGAGCCGTTGCGGTCCCTGGGGACAGCAACATCGATGGGACCGTAGTTGGAGTCCACGCGTTTGGGGTAGTACCCGTTGCGGTGATTTCCCTGGCCAGCGGCTGTTTTCCCATCCCGATCACTATGCCCGTAGCCGAGGTGGGCATCCATTTCCGCGTTCAAACCACGGTTAATTGACGCCTGTAACAGGCCCCGGACGAGGTCATTGGCATCGGTGGTGGACGTGCCGAGCTCATCGATGAGCTTTGCCATTTCTGGGTTGGCTAGGAGCTTTTCCTCGATTGCTTTGATCCGTGCGGAATCTGCTGGGTCTTGTTTAGCCACGGTGGTCATTATGGTTTATCTCCTTGATGTGAGGGGAGTCCCTCACACACAAACCATTAGACACTCTCGAAGATTGCCCTCACCGACGAGGAAATCACCATCCTCAAAAGCTACAAACGCTCCCGATTTAGCCTTGTCCAACACAAAGCCGAAGCACTTCTACTTCTCGATGACGGTGTCGCCCCAGACATCATCGCCAGGTTCGTGGAGCGACGACCCTCAACGGTCACCACCTGGATCCTAGAGTTCAACCGACTACGGATCGCCAGCCTCTACACCGGCCACGCAGCTAACACCAACGCATCCAAACTCACCCCCGCACAACGCGCAGAGATAGCCACAGTCCTATCCACACCGCCGTCTGCACATGACATCCCAGCCCAGTTCTGGACCGTGCCACAGTTAAAAGACTGGATAGCCAGTAACTTCGAGGTCGTCTACGACTCTGACACCACCTACCACCTGCTGTTACGCCACGCGGGCCTGAGCTTTAAATACCCACAGGTCTTTGATAAACGCCGCGGCAGTGACGCCGAGATTGCTGCCCGGATGGCTACGATCCGCAACGAGATCGCTGGCGCACTTAATGACCCCGAGCAGGTGGTTTTTGCCGCTGACGAAGTCCGTGTTGAGCATGAATCAGAGGTGCGTAAAGCCTGGATCCATAAAGGTCATCCCACAACGTTGAGTGTCGATCGTGTCCGTCAGGCCCAGTCCTACATCGGTTTCCTGTCCCAGAGCAGCGGTGAGGTGGATCTGTTGCGGTTGGCGTGGCAAAACACTGACACCATCATCGAGGCACTGACCACGCTGATGGACAGGCATCCAGGTAAAAAGATCACCGTGGTGTGGGATAACGCGAGGTGGCACAGGTCCAAGAAGCTTCGCGAGCACCTTGGCCAAGGCAACGTCTTGGCTAATGTGCGCCTGGTATGGTTGCCACCTTATGCCCCGGACCATAATCCGATTGAAAAGGTATGGAACGAGGCGAAAGCAGCGATCAGTAACCGTCAGCGACTAGTCTTCGAGGACACCTGTATCGGGTTTGAGACGTTTGTCGGTTCATCGACTTTTTCCTATCGAATCTGACCTTGTGGGTGTAGCTTTTGTTTTGGGAGAGCTATATCTTGGTCACCGGTGACGGAGTCTGAGTGACTGTTACTGGATCAGGTGTAGTTGTAACCGTTACGGGCGTTGCCGTTGTCGTAATCGGTTCTGGGGTTTCTGTGATTGTCTGGGGAGCCGGCGTTGTGGTCACGGGATCCGGAATCTCAGTGACAGTCGAAGGCGATGCAGTAGTGGTGACTGGAGCTGGTTCAACGACAACGGTGCTGGGTGCAGCCGTGATGGTTGAAGGCTCCGGGGTCAAAGTCGTGGTCTGGGCAGGGGCGGTCACCGTAACCGTGGGGGTGTACGTCGTGGTGGGAGCGGCCTCAACCGGAGGGAATGCCGAGGTATCCACCGAAGCCAGACAATCCTCTGCAGCATCTTTCAGGGTGTCATAGTGAAAGGTCTCGAGGAACTGCTCTTCAATCGTGGTGATCGCATATGAATGAGGCTGAATATAGGGACGAACTGCCTCCCGTTGGACGGTTGAACTCAGTGCACTCTGGGAGTACAGATTCGTCAGAGCAACGTGCAATGAGACCGCTTTGGAACTGACTTCAGTTCTGGTCCAATCAGCACCTACCGGTAGAACAGCGTTCTCACTGAAGGGGTAAAGAGGTAGTTCACCCTTCGTCCATCCCGGAGCTATCTCAACGGTGATGGCAAAGCCTTCTTCAGCGAGGCGCTGATACTCTCGATATTCTGCAGTTCCCTGAAAGAAGAACAATTCCAAATCCACGAAGAAGACCCCTTCACTTCGAAGAGCGTCGCTAGATCTTTGAGGAAGATCAACCCCTCTAACAACCTCACCAGCCGCGATTCGTTCATCCATTGCGATGTATTCAGCCTGGAACTGTGGAAACGCAGCGCGGAGTTTCTCCTGGAGCTTCGCGTGTTCGTCGAGAAGCTTCTGAAAGTAGTCCCTGGAGATCTGAGTCTCGCGTTCGGAGAGGGTGGCCACGCAGATTTCCCGCCCTGAGCGTTCCTCTGAGTGCAGTTGGACAGCGTGGGCGGTGGGGGAGACCATTACTACCGCCGTCGTGCCGACTGCGAACGAGGTGAGGCCTGCCATGAGTTCGTTCTTGAACACCTTGAGCCTTATCTGCGCCCTTGAAGGGCATAATTGAGGGGGAGTGAAGCTTATTCACAGGGCAAATCCAGTAAGTATACATAGAGCATATGTGCTGCAAGTGCTGGTGTCTTGGCAACACTCACGACTGGAAAAGCTCTTGGTGATGAAAGGCTTCGGTTATCCTGACCCCATGACTTCACCCATCACCGCTCTACGTACCGCCCTCAGCAGGGAGCTCCTCGAAGTTAACGCCGGATCGGATGTCTTTGATCGGGGGGAACAACTGTTGCACGCGGTGACTATTGAGGGAGAAGATGATCGCCAGGTGGAAGGTGCTGTCCGGGGTACCCGCCTGTATGAGGTGGGGTTTCGACTGGTGGGTGGGCAGATCCAGTCGTTTTGTTCCTGTCCCCATCATCAGCGGGGATTCTTCTGCAAACATCTGGTGGCCCTGGGACTGACACTCCTGGATGAGCCATCGAAACCGGGTGTGCTGTCCTTCGATGATGATGCGTTTGATGACGCGTTCGACGATGTGCCCGTTCCCGTGCAGGCCCGTGATGCCGACCCCGTCTCACAGATGCTGGCCGCCCTCGACCGGGACGATCTGCTCACCGTGCTCGATGCGCTGCGTGACGCGGTACCCGGGGCGGAGGATTATCTGGCGCAGTTGTCCCACGCAGTCCTCACCGATTCGGGTATCGCCGCCGATCTGACCCCGGAGGAGGTGGAGAACTATGTCAGGCAGTTGATCACCGACGCCTGCCGTGTGGGCCCCTTCGTGGATTATCACCGCGCCGGGGAGGTCGCGGACCAGCTTGGTCAGGTGGTCAATGAGATCGAAGCCCTCGCCATGGCAGGTCACCAGAAGGCACTCATCAAACAGTCGAGGCGGCTGGTGGATCGGATCTCCACGATCCTGGAGCGGACCGATGATTCCGATGGATATCTCGGCGGGGTCCTGGAGGATGCCGCAGCACTGCATGCCTTCATCTGCGTCACGGGGGAGGCGCACCCGGGCAAGGTGGTGGATTGGGTGCTCAAGGTGCAGCTGACGGGTCCCGGGTGGCCGGAGGTCAGCATCGCGGATTTCTGGCCCATCCTTGATGACCGGGCGAAGGCGAAATACCGTCGTGGTCTGGAGAGCGCGCTGGATAATCCCGCAGGCGACCGACACGATAGTCGACGCTGGTCAATCACCCGCCACCTGGTTGAATTCGCCGATGCCACGGGGGATGTGGACCTGGCGGTCACCACCCTGGAACAGATAGGCAACCTGAAGGAGGCATTCCACCGGCTGGTGGAGGTCAACCGGATAGACCAGGCACAGGATCTCTTTGAGCAGATGCTCGGGGACTGGCAGGGCCTGCCCGGTCACCGCCTTGCTGCCGGGGAGATCGTGGACATCCTCGTGGACACCAACCGGGTCGATGAGGCCGTCGAGTTCGCCCGCCGGGAG
Proteins encoded:
- a CDS encoding IS630 family transposase; the protein is MALTDEEITILKSYKRSRFSLVQHKAEALLLLDDGVAPDIIARFVERRPSTVTTWILEFNRLRIASLYTGHAANTNASKLTPAQRAEIATVLSTPPSAHDIPAQFWTVPQLKDWIASNFEVVYDSDTTYHLLLRHAGLSFKYPQVFDKRRGSDAEIAARMATIRNEIAGALNDPEQVVFAADEVRVEHESEVRKAWIHKGHPTTLSVDRVRQAQSYIGFLSQSSGEVDLLRLAWQNTDTIIEALTTLMDRHPGKKITVVWDNARWHRSKKLREHLGQGNVLANVRLVWLPPYAPDHNPIEKVWNEAKAAISNRQRLVFEDTCIGFETFVGSSTFSYRI
- a CDS encoding SWIM zinc finger family protein, which translates into the protein MTSPITALRTALSRELLEVNAGSDVFDRGEQLLHAVTIEGEDDRQVEGAVRGTRLYEVGFRLVGGQIQSFCSCPHHQRGFFCKHLVALGLTLLDEPSKPGVLSFDDDAFDDAFDDVPVPVQARDADPVSQMLAALDRDDLLTVLDALRDAVPGAEDYLAQLSHAVLTDSGIAADLTPEEVENYVRQLITDACRVGPFVDYHRAGEVADQLGQVVNEIEALAMAGHQKALIKQSRRLVDRISTILERTDDSDGYLGGVLEDAAALHAFICVTGEAHPGKVVDWVLKVQLTGPGWPEVSIADFWPILDDRAKAKYRRGLESALDNPAGDRHDSRRWSITRHLVEFADATGDVDLAVTTLEQIGNLKEAFHRLVEVNRIDQAQDLFEQMLGDWQGLPGHRLAAGEIVDILVDTNRVDEAVEFARRELARHQSLANYLLLVEAGRARGEDLQSEAQAMITNVFALQEVLLHEGDTEALWELIATREAMLVPDSVITYFERTVPDRALELLIRLGRDVAGGPAVEKNYKRAAELFSRARKLQPASLELSRTLAELRDTHYRRTKMLAIFDRHGL